CAGGACTAATAGGTTTGATGCGCCACTGAAAGTTGTTTTGTTGTTCGCTTTGCCagatttattttgtatttggtTGGGTTTAAGTATAGCTGGTAGTGTTCTTGTGGGAGTTGGATATGGATTCTTTGCTCCTTGGGTTTCTGCCTTTGAAGCTTTTAGACACGACGACGAATTAAACAAGTTTGTTCATTGCATTGTGGTAAGAAATTACGAACCAATTCTTGTTTTTGGTTCTGTAGTTTTGTTGTGTTGTTACTTTTTCTTTTAAGGTTGTTTTGATTATGTTAATTTACAGGATGGAACGTGGGGAACCATAAAAGGTAGCTGCACTGTTGTTCGAGATTTTGCAGATATGTGTTATCATTCTTATCCAATGTATTTGAAGGAACTGCGTGATTCCCCTGCTTCTCTTGACTTTCAACCTTTTAGGTTTGTTTCTAATTTCCCtttctatgttttatttttcttcaaaaagggGAAACAGAGGAAAGAATTATAAATGGAGACTCGAACTTTTAGGTAGCCAAAACTTTCCcggaaaaaaaatttaaaatagggGGACAATCATAATGAATCTTGTCATTGTTATACACGTTACCGTGTTCATTTTCTGACGggctatattatattaaaactcAACTTACCACAAATTATTTTGAAGAAGAAGTCAACAAACTCCCTTGACTCAGAAAAATAAATGGGATTTGATTCTCCGTGCCCTCAATGAATAGGAAAAGTATAGTGCTGAGTAAGAAATGAAGGGAAGGGAAGGGCTTGATGTTGACAGTCTATCCTAATGCAAGTATTAGAAGTTGTTTCCACAGTTCGAACTCGTGACCTATATAGTTCACACCATTGCTATAGGAAACAAgagtaaaaataaagaaaagacaagaAGATGCAAAATGGTAATGCTAAGTCTAGAAAATGATAAGAAACAGTCTGAAGAACTAGAATATAATAAACTTCTCTTATATGTAAATAGAATGTTTCAATTTGGATAGAAACTTCTCTTATTTGGCTACGAGCATCTGTACAATTCTCATATTGACAACcagtaaaaataatatgcaaaATGTTGTGTTGCAGATTCATCCATGTACCAGGATGTATCATGATTGGTTTATTGGGACTGATTGTGGAAATTCCTCTTTACACTGCTATAGCCATAGTAAAGAGCCCATTTATGTTGTTCAAAGGATGGTACAGACTCATACATGATTTGATAAGCCGCGAAGGCCCATTCCTCGAAACTGCTTGCATTCCTATTGCTGGATTAACAATCCTTCTGTGGCCTCTTGTTGTCATTGGAAGTGTCATAATGGCTGTTTTCTCAAGCTTTTTCATTGGATTATATGGAGCTGTTATTGTCTATCAGGTAATTTATCCCTTTGCCTCATTCGTTTCTCAGTTCTATCGGCTGTTTTAGTGTGACTGTCTGATTTATCATTAGTTAAAAAAACTCTGAATTCAGGAGAGGTCCTTCCAAAGAGGTGTTGCTTTTGTGATTGCAATGGTGGCAGAGTTTGATGAGTACACAAATGATTGGCTTTACCTTAGAGAAGGGTCcattcttccaaagtaattaCTCTATTTCTTCCTTATTTCTGTGCGTGGTTTTCATATTTGTCAATGTTACTGATCATCTTAGTCGCAACCAGGCCTCATTATCGAAATAAGAAAGGATCTACTTCATCTGAGTACTCTGTGAAACGAAATGGTTCAGTACAAGCCAGATTAAACTCGATATTTTCTGAAGCACCTGCAATGCTCGTGCCAAGCCTAACATCGTCTAGATCAGTGAGGGAGGCAATACAAGAAGTGAAAATGGTGCAGGTATGCTTTTCTTTCTCTGTACCACTTGTTTTTTAAGTAAAAAGTATACATGAGGAGAACACTTCCTGACAAATTTGCAAAATGGTGATGAACATGTGAAATGATCTACCCGAGTAATGAAGACGTAATTAAGTAAATGAAAGTATTTCCTCTCTATCAACTTAAGCTTTTAAATAAGATGGTCACATAATTCAACGTATCTTTCATAAACAGAATCATATTTTTCTTGTCCTGGAAACCATGAAATTGGGTAATTGACATGTCACAAAAATTAACAGGTGTGGCAGAACATGATGAAATCATGTGAAATGAGGGGCAAGGAATTATTGGACGCGAAAGTGATAACCCCCAACGACCTGGATGATTGGTTGAAGGCAAAGCATGGACTTGATGTTGCAGTCATCAATGTCGGTTTAGCGTGTTATACATTTCTACAGATAATCTTTTATTCCATAAAAGCTGGATCAGATGGATTGTTCCTTCTTGAGGATCTTGAGATCACTCACCTGAACAGACCTCAGGACAGATTGTTGGACTGGTTTTTCCAACCAGTCATGGTCCTCAAAGAACAAATTAGAGTCCTAAGTCTAGAAGACGGTGAGATGAGGTTCCTAGAGAAAGTAGTACTTTTCGAGAGCAACTCTGAACGCTTTAATGCCTGGGAAAATGGGAGCGTGGCGCCTCAGGATTCTCTCAGGGCTGCTCAAATTGAAGGCATAAGCCGAAGGTAAGTCTCTTCATTTAACTATTATCTAAGTTTGCAGTGTTGAAACAGATGCAGTAAATGATGAAAAAATCGTTCTGTTGGTTTGGCAGGATGGTGGGAATGATTAGAAGTGTTTCTAAGTTTCCAACTTATAGAAGGAAATTCAGACAGATAGTGAAAACATTGATCATGCAGTATACCAATGTTTCTAGAGAAGGTTCCACACGATCTGTTCCTCGTTCTGTAATAAAGAACAGTTCCACCCGATCATTGTCCACAAGATCAAATGGTTCTCTCGAAATTGTTTGAACATATTAGATATGGATTAGTGATCTGTAAGTCCCATGGTTGATTATTTAAGCGAGTTCATCAAGTATCATTGTTAAAAGACTTCACAAAGTAGGCCAACAATTTTCCAAGCTCAAAATTCTTCCTACTGACATCTTGAAGACATCTTAACAGaaatcatcaacaacatcaagaaaaGTCTAATGCGTAGACCATACAGTCTTCTTCAGAACTCACTATCAAGTGAAATCAAGAGGGACGTTTCTTAGAGATCAGTACAGAAGTATTTTTGTCTCCGATTTCAGTTATTTTCCCTATTGGAAACTTGTAAAGACAtgacttcttttcttctttcttcttgttttctttccttttccttCCAAGGGGTACTCCCCAAAAGAGTAAGGTTTAGAGTGAGAGATGATgtaaattaatttcttttttttcaatcgATAAGATATTGGATCATTCTACATTTAGCTCAAGATTGATAATTTCATTTTCAATCGAATTTCAATATGCTGTAGAGGGGATAATTGGGGTCAAAAGGCCTTGTTTTCCTTGTATATGACGCTAAGATTTTTCCTTCCTTTGTTATGATAACTGATGAAATAGCGTTTAATAGTCTTACAGTTTCTGCTACTTGTTGAAATTAGTCAATCAGCCGCCTTCTGTCAATCAGTAGACCAAATTTAGTCCTGTAGAACGTGTGTTGATGACTCATTTCTTTACATCTATTCAAATTAAAGCACTAATTATCATCAAACCATCATTTTTGCTGCAATGATATTTTGAATCTCAAAGTTAATTAGCTATAGTAGTAGGGATGTTTAAAATGATTGGTTTACCAGATAAGATATCCAATAAGGAAAAGCTAATTGGAAACCAAAGTACCAACAACTAAGAAATGACATCTCCAGCTTTACCTTATTATTTGTGCATAGTTATTTGGcaatttccaatttttttttatcatcttGAAAGTTCTATTTATAGTGAGGTATTTCTTCTATTTCATTTTAATTGACCTTAAtattaaaaacatttttttttacttgtccaTTTTAATAAGtttaaataactatataaaattttacttaaatttaaatttctaaaacataattaataaaattaatttactgaaataaactcatgataaatatttctttaagAGAGTGTCAAGTCAGAGCTAAATAAAATGAAACGAAATGAGTAACAGGCAATTTTTGGCTATCTTTTCTGTTTATCCGCTATACGCGACAAAAACTAAGCACCAAAGTAAGATGGGTTATTTCGATTGACAATTTTGGCAAAAATGAAAATACCAAATAAGGATGCATGATTATGTACAGACTTTTCGTCTTGGCGCATAACAAATAAAGTTCAAATTCTAGAAAGTAATACACTGTTACTGTAAGAATTTTTTGTTGATGGTGTAAAATTTCTTACACTAATTAACaacatatataacttaaattcaaGAAAGTGCTCAGGAGAAACCTCGCAAAAAATAAGTACATTGGCGGTAATTTACTACTATAAAATAAGTCAGTACTTCAGCACCAAAAGAACTCCCAAAGGGGTAACAGCAATTTGATCCACTTTTAGCATTAAGCCACTTGAATGCATTGCTGCTAGGAACAGTAAGAACTTAATTAACTGCACCCAATATTTATACCAAGTAAATATGGTAAGCGATTTGTTTTTGGACCAACTCCGTGTGACTTATAGGTCACAAATTTGAACCGTGGAAGTCGTCGTTGATACTTGCATTAGAGTTGGTTGTTTAGATCACAACCCTTGGGGTGCAACCCTTCCCCGGGACACTTTGTTCTCGGGACTGCTCTAGTTTTAATTGTGATTAAATAATACATATTCTCACAGAATTATTGCTAAAGTTAAATCGTTTGTTTTGATGTAAAACTGATAGCTACTACATGTTTAGCAATAGTACACACTAAAATTACAATACTCCAGTAATGAATGGTATAAATCAGCAGCAGGTACACTACCCTAAATAAGGAAGCCTATTTCAGCAGATCCAAGAAGAATGCTAATTGTGTAACAAATGATGCTTTACCCTTCCTTTCAATTACAACAGTTTCTCAAACAACTTTTGATCCAtgctaattttaaaattttgatcacTATACTACTTCATGTGTCGTTTTCCTGGGGGCTAAACACATAATGTAACTCAGTTTTCGTGCATATATAAGCAGTAATTTCCTTAAGCAATGAAATTCAAATTGGCAATAAAAACATACCAGTGAAATCAGAAACCCAAATTggcaaaagagaaaaaagaaaaaggagagtAATTATTTGTTTCACTAAGTGCGTAGAGTACTTTGTGCTACATGGAGAGGTCCACAATACTAAAAGCCTGTACAAGGATAGCTTTCTTTTACCCAGCACGTGTCCGTAACTTACACGGCAAGGCCTATTGCTTCGTTTTTCTGTACTGTTACCTATCACTCACTGCCTACGGTCTCTGCTCACTGCTTCAATGCCTCCAGCGAATATTCCATCCTCCCCTTTGGATGTCAGTTCTTTAGTCCCATCTTCACTTGAAGAAAATGTACATTTACACATACATTCCAACAGAATCACCAAATCATGAGACTCAAATTTCAGTGTCTTACTGGCGAACTAAGCACTGTAACAATTAACGGCCAACTTTCCAATTTTTAATTTCTGCCTCAATCTCATACTCTACTAGCAATTAAACCGTGGAGAAAGATGGAAAACATACACTCACATAAGTACAATTGCACTGCCAAAAGACATTCAATATCGTATACTACTACGCCCCATTACGATGGAGAGGCTATCAAACtcgaaaaaaatttaaactcaCAAATGATGATAAGAAGATGACTTCTTATTCTTCAGTCAATATTGGTTTCTCCAAAGCAAATGATTTGCAGAGGCAGCTTCTCCGTGAATAACTTCTATATGCAACTAAATTTAATTAACACAGAGAGATTTCGTGCTCCCGGGCTGTACATATTCAAATTGAACTCCCGCCCCATGGAAACCAAAATCATAAAGCcataagaaaacaaaaaagagaGAACTACTAGTTTAAAAGAGTGAACAGTTAAATATATTTGGAAATACTAGAATCACCACTAACAAATTAGATTAAGAAGCAACTGCTGCTATTGTTATGGCCTTGGCCTTTAAATATTGTGTTGGTCTTGTGGACTTATCTTCATGGTTTCATTGTTTAACCCATTTGTAGCGACCTTCCAATGGCTCCTCTTTTGCAAAGTCAAAGTTGTATCTGTTACAGCACGCACATTCATGAATAATGATACTTTTTACGAGCAGAATTAAAAAAAGAGACACAAATGCGTAAAAAATGAGGGAGAGAGAGAATTGTACTTTTCTGCAAAATGTTTATGGAGATCTTTCTCGGCTGCAGCAAAGAACTCGTCAAGGTCAACCTCGGAGGGCATCTTTGTCTCTGTTAATCGGCGGCGGCAAGATTTAGCATGTTGTGGTTTCGGTGTTGACTCCAGTTTGTGAAGTTCAACTTTGAATTTGCTGGATAGTATTGTCTCTCTACTGCGTAATGACGCTTTGTTTTCAATAAAcggtgaagaaaaagaagaaaagggtgGTACTGAAGGGACGGATCTGAGAGAAAATTGAAACGCCATATAGGATGCATATTTACCTTTCTCTGAATTCTGAATAACTGGTTGCAATTTCCACACCGTCCTCctgaaaaattcaaaattcaaatacaTCAGTCCTTCATAAATTTCACAAAAATGAATAAGATAATAATTATGAATTCCATGACAATTCACTCCACTTCTAATGCATTAACTTGATGCTATGTGACCTGTACATATTAAAGGAAGCAGAAAATAAAACCGCGAAACTAGTAAAATTCAAAGAGTTTAATTTCACATACATCCAGATCTACAAATTTCGAGCTTCCTTTTGTGACATCGCTTGATTCATTATCTCCAAAGCAAGATGGTAAACCGTCATCAAAGTTAGAACTCACAGCCGGTTTATACGAAACAGTATTTCCCTGAGAACTAAACTCGCTCGCTGGAGATTCAAAACTTGCCGGTGCAACTGAGACTCCAGAATGACTTCTAACGCGAGCTGCAGTTGGTGACATCTCCACCAAATCATCATCACGGTTCTTCCTCTTCCTTGTTTCGGCCACCTCTAAAACCTCCCGTTCTCTTGTCATCTTCACTGGTACCTCCACAACCTCCATAATCACAACGTCTCTTATTCCGTTCTACTTGCACTTAATATCTTCTTCTGATCAATGTTTCAGTTCCTCTGCTCTTAATTCTACTTTCAcgaatattttgatatttctgtCTTCATTGAACTCAAATTCTAAGCGATTAACAAGTTACAGAATTCTTCTCTCTCAGTCGGACACAGTTTCTTTGCTATATAAACTGGAAAGAATTGCAGAATTATGCACTCCAGAATCGTACGATCTGACTGAGGATATCTTCTTTTGCCGaagcagcagcagtagcagtGTGGGGAGAGAGAACAAGTGTAAGAGACGGTGATGGTGATAATGATGATGGATGATAGGCATTCCGTTGAATGATTCGATTAGGTTCCTATTATTGGTCCCTTCGTCTTGTGGTCCACCATTGTGACGGATCTTTTTCCTACAGTAACGGGATTCTGACGTCGCCGTTAAGTGGATAAATACGCCGcgtataataataaaataaagagaagcGTAAAGATATTTGCCCAAAATGGTTTTGAGATATTTGCCGGAGAATTGTGGACGGAAATAGTTAATGTTTAATTAGCCATAATTGGACTAACAGATAAGGTTAGTGAATAGGATTAGGCAAGAGGAATAGATTTCATTAGTGACTGGTCACAATTACTTTTAGttttaatttcaattattttaattatatctaTACCTATTATTTATGGGTTCTTTGATTTAATTGGTCGATGGAATAGAAAAAGATATTTCAttccattattttatttttatctcgaTAACCTATTAACAAATACACGATAAAATTATTATCTTTATTCAAGTAATCAAACAAACGAGAATAGGGTCACGTTCTATAgacatttaatatttattattttttccttttgccAAATACATAAAGTAGTTAAAAGGCTTATTTACATGGGAAAAAGGCTGGCCAACTTCTTACTCAAAATCTTCCATGTCCACAATGATCAAaacttaatcttttttttttttggtaacaaAAACTTAAGCTTACTAGTGGGTGGACAACATTAagtacattaatcgaattatTGATGAAATGGAAAATAGCCAAGAGTACCTAAACCAAATTAAACTGCATTGTGGTTTCATTGTTGTTGATATATATTACTACTAATTATgtgtttaaatatattattaattataaaataattatttatttaattttaataaaagattGAATAGAtatcatatatttgtttatgtatCTGTTAATTTATATAGTAAATGATAAATTAGTAAAAACACgcttcttatttatgatttctcaaaagatatatataaaaaaactaaTATGAGACAGAAGAAATAttaatttctatataactaATTCTTCCATTATAATCCATGTATGATTTGTTTTCAAATCAAAATCCCCTTAAGTCTTTGGTAACGACGGGACAAGTTAAATTCTTGcgcattttatatatatataattatatatgcatgtttttcCTCATTTTTGGCCACCGACAAGTGGAAATTTATGGTACTGGTTGGCTTAAGTTGAAATAAGGTAGTAAAATATAGCTTACGTGTACTGGTATTGAGAGCTAAAAActgaatttttaaaagttacatatatatataatatgtagtAGTATTCCAATTTCCAACACTTATAAATTCCTCTATTCTGTGCTGGATGATgtttatatatacacacacatatataaagattttctttttaacaaaagtGAATTCGAGTTGGTTTAATGTTGAGCTAAAATGAAGATCATTTTAAAATTGGGTTATGTTGAGGAGCTAAAACTAAGTTCAATACGAAATGTCTTGGGACCAATCAAATAAATGACACCTCTGTGCTAAAATATAATTAGACTTCTTATCTACAATTTGTCTAATTACGTTTCATAGCTATACCTCTAGATAATATGTCAATTTCCATTTGTATATCTCGtttcattatacaaattgagCTTTATTATTTGAATATGCATTACAAATTAGGCTTTCAAAGAGAttgtatatacaaatacaaatttattttagagatttgtatatgaaCCCCTAAATTCGTTTTGTGTACAAATACAAACCTTTAGAAACTTGTATTTAAGCCCCTACAGATTTGTATATGAACCccgaaatatacaaatacaaaagaaaatacaaatttGCTTCAGAGATATGTATATGATCCCCTAAATTCTTTTCCAGATTTGTTTATGAGCCCAAGATTTGTATAATAGCAAATTTCATTAAATTGTAGCCGTGATTCATAGTCATGTTGAAACTATAGCTATATTAAATAATGCATTAATAATGTTTGTCAATTCGCttaattttttcaatattttatcGTCAAATTTTTAACATTTGTTTTATcatccaaaataaatatatttttccaaGTTAAAAAATGTTGTAATAACCCTTTTTTTATGAAGGGTTAATTGGTAATTTTAAcccttaataataataataataataaagagaaTTAAATGGTTTGGGTTACCCTATTCTGTTATTCTTCTGCTACGCACGTTCTGCCTAAAGGAGGAGAAAACTAGGGTAGTTTTGAAAAGAAACAAGCAGCGGTGTTGATTCATTTTTTCACCGAAGTTTGAAGACCTGAGAGTTGAACGTATTAGGCTATATTTATATTGAGATTTGCCGAAGCTAATAGCAGGTATTTGCTTAACCTTTTCTTCACGATTACTATTTAAAACTTGGTGTTGTCATGAATGAGTATGCTTTATAATGATTAGCCTAATCATTGGAGGATGACATGATTGGGCAATGATTGGTGATTTGTAGAATTATAGGCAATATAAGAGATTGCAATCTGTCATGGAAAGCTTGTATAGAAATTACCTTGATATTGAAGTTGATACCTGCTGCTACGGATGAAggaaggaaggaaaaaaaaattctattggCTAAGCTTTCATCTAATCAACCCACTGTTTAGATAATAATGAGGAGGGAttcatgatagtttaagtaaAGATGTTTGAggataaatttatataaaaatagagtaCTGGGTTGTTTCATTGTTTGCATAAGGAATCAGCAAATAAACATGCTGAACCACTGTTTCGGTGATCTTGATATCGCTGAAGTGCTGTTTTGCCTACTATGTATGGGCACATAATTTGAGTAATCGAATTGGGTTGTAGACTTTAATTTCCGACTTTTTGAAAGTTTAGTGGAGGTTCATCGAAGGgatttttaactattttaaaattatcttGGTGTAGTTTGAGGTGATTCGAATTTACGGGAGCATAATTGATTATTCGAAAGGGGTGCTTGGATTGAGACTTTAAGGTAAGTGAGACTTTAAACTTTAATGCTTGCTTttcaaatttgtttttaaaaatatgttttcTCTGCCTGGTTTATGTGTTGGGACAAATGTGTGCTTGGCAGAATTGGTGGTCTTTGATCAGCTGTAGATATGTTATTTTGGGAAGAATAtcgaatatttttttatgtggcAATTGGATATCTTACTTCGTTATCGTAATATAGTTACTAGGGGCACACCTAGCTACCCTAATATGTTAGGGGCATACCtatgttgtcgtaatatgttAGGGGCTTTGTATATGCTGCCATAGTACACTTTGGGGCATTATATATGCTGTCGTGAACTTGTTCGGGTGATGGGCTGATCTCCTTCACTGCCGTTTATGACAAGCTTTGAGTGTGAATTGAGCCGAAATATGTAGTGTCTTTCTTTTTGGAACATTTGGTTTGACTTATTGAgctttatattatgaaatacaTTCTTGTGCATATCATTATGTGTTTATGGTGTAGATGTATTTTCTAACTCTTGTTCTAGGGGTATTAAAATAGCGAGTTGAGGATCTTACTaggttatatttatatataggtCACTCCTTACTTGCATGTCTATGCAGATACTGTAGCAGAGGGTGAGACTAGTGGCTAACTAATTCGTTCGAGTGGATTATGTCGCTGAGGTGAGCCTTCGCATTGTTCGTGGAGGCTACTGTTTTAGTTTTACCTATGTTTAGCTTATAATTTCTCTTTTTATGGGGTTTGAATGCACGACAGTTGAACTCATGTAACTCTATTTAGATGCTCCATGGTCTTATTGTGGGATTTGGGCTAGATATACATTATTTAAGTGCTCGTTTCTTTTCATAAATCGATATATGATTTTGGTTtgataattgttttatttttgaggAGTATTGATGAGTTTTGGAGTTGCACATATTTTATTTGAGTGCTTAGAAAATTTTGTTAAGTGTACGGATTTCAGTCACGTCTAGGAGGTATTTTAGGATGTGACaaatgttttaattattttttgttaaaattaccCCTCTCTTTAGTGGACTTTTTATTGACTATCTCTaagtttaaaaaagtaaaagaatggTATTGATAAATTATTCTATAATTAATATCATTAACTAATTCTTTTAAGGAGTATATCCCACTCtaaatattcatttattttaaaaagaaaggaGTAGGGTACCTCTTTTTGAGATCAACACAGTAATATTGTAGAGAATCTCATTAAGAATATACAGGTGAATGAAATAATTGTCACAGAATATGTTTGAATTGTCAAAAGTATTCATTAATTAATTGCTATAAGAAGCCAAACGTGTTCGTACGTTGAAGGGAGTTGTTGGATGTAAAAATTAAACCTAGAAATAAGACAGAGAAAAAGCATCAAAAGTTTCCTTTctgaaaaataattatcattaattCTTCCCTTTCGTCACTTCCTTTGAACTTCAAATTTGTTTTTTGGAGAAAATTTTTCTCATTAAAACCTAATATTTTGACTATACCTTGACCATTTCTTATGTTGCTTGTATAATTAcaactttgaaaatttatgCTTTtgaagacatatatatataaaacatagtTTACTAAGTTATTCTTGtttattgtttatatttttcagaattaaaaagaatacatgtataattgaaaataattgacaattttaattttgaatttttaaaatgataattatttatgaataaatttttaaaaatattaaagtgACTGTTGATTTATGACGGAGTGAATatagatatatacacaattcga
The sequence above is a segment of the Solanum dulcamara chromosome 11, daSolDulc1.2, whole genome shotgun sequence genome. Coding sequences within it:
- the LOC129873404 gene encoding uncharacterized membrane protein At3g27390, with the protein product MTNNVDSWFQGVYVVFAFCSALILGALKSLLVGPIAALILIIGNVGVILCLFPAHVFWTVYTLVKTNRFDAPLKVVLLFALPDLFCIWLGLSIAGSVLVGVGYGFFAPWVSAFEAFRHDDELNKFVHCIVDGTWGTIKGSCTVVRDFADMCYHSYPMYLKELRDSPASLDFQPFRFIHVPGCIMIGLLGLIVEIPLYTAIAIVKSPFMLFKGWYRLIHDLISREGPFLETACIPIAGLTILLWPLVVIGSVIMAVFSSFFIGLYGAVIVYQERSFQRGVAFVIAMVAEFDEYTNDWLYLREGSILPKPHYRNKKGSTSSEYSVKRNGSVQARLNSIFSEAPAMLVPSLTSSRSVREAIQEVKMVQVWQNMMKSCEMRGKELLDAKVITPNDLDDWLKAKHGLDVAVINVGLACYTFLQIIFYSIKAGSDGLFLLEDLEITHLNRPQDRLLDWFFQPVMVLKEQIRVLSLEDGEMRFLEKVVLFESNSERFNAWENGSVAPQDSLRAAQIEGISRRMVGMIRSVSKFPTYRRKFRQIVKTLIMQYTNVSREGSTRSVPRSVIKNSSTRSLSTRSNGSLEIV
- the LOC129873237 gene encoding cyclin-dependent kinase inhibitor 7-like isoform X2 is translated as MEVVEVPVKMTREREVLEVAETRKRKNRDDDLVEMSPTAARVRSHSGVSVAPASFESPASEFSSQGNTVSYKPAVSSNFDDGLPSCFGDNESSDVTKGSSKFVDLDEDGVEIATSYSEFRERETILSSKFKVELHKLESTPKPQHAKSCRRRLTETKMPSEVDLDEFFAAAEKDLHKHFAEKYNFDFAKEEPLEGRYKWVKQ
- the LOC129873237 gene encoding cyclin-dependent kinase inhibitor 1-like isoform X1, with the translated sequence MEVVEVPVKMTREREVLEVAETRKRKNRDDDLVEMSPTAARVRSHSGVSVAPASFESPASEFSSQGNTVSYKPAVSSNFDDGLPSCFGDNESSDVTKGSSKFVDLDEDGVEIATSYSEFRESRETILSSKFKVELHKLESTPKPQHAKSCRRRLTETKMPSEVDLDEFFAAAEKDLHKHFAEKYNFDFAKEEPLEGRYKWVKQ